In one Streptomyces marincola genomic region, the following are encoded:
- the rdgB gene encoding RdgB/HAM1 family non-canonical purine NTP pyrophosphatase: MSRLVLATRNAHKVTELRAILAAAGVDIPLVGADAFPEVPDVKETGVTFAENALLKAHALARATGLPAVADDSGLCVDVLGGAPGIFSARWAGRHGDDAANLDLLLAQLADVPARHRGAYFACAAALALPDGTERVTEGRLPGVLRYEPAGAGGFGYDPILQPEGESRTCAELSPEEKNAISHRGLAFRALAPLIGELVTGGR; this comes from the coding sequence ATGTCACGACTCGTACTCGCCACCCGCAACGCCCACAAGGTCACCGAACTGCGCGCGATCCTCGCCGCGGCCGGCGTCGACATCCCGCTCGTGGGGGCCGACGCCTTCCCCGAGGTCCCCGATGTGAAGGAGACCGGTGTCACGTTCGCGGAGAACGCCCTGCTCAAGGCGCACGCCCTCGCGCGCGCCACCGGGCTGCCCGCGGTCGCCGACGACTCCGGGCTGTGCGTGGACGTGCTCGGCGGCGCGCCCGGCATCTTCTCGGCCCGCTGGGCGGGCCGGCACGGCGACGACGCGGCGAACCTCGACCTGCTCCTCGCCCAGCTCGCCGACGTGCCGGCCCGCCATCGCGGCGCGTACTTCGCGTGCGCCGCCGCGCTCGCCCTGCCCGACGGCACGGAACGGGTCACCGAGGGCAGGCTGCCCGGCGTCCTCAGGTACGAGCCGGCCGGCGCCGGGGGGTTCGGCTACGACCCGATCCTCCAGCCCGAGGGCGAGAGCCGCACGTGCGCCGAGCTGAGCCCTGAGGAGAAGAACGCCATCAGCCACCGGGGCCTGGCGTTCCGCGCCCTGGCGCCCCTGATCGGGGAACTCGTCACCGGCGGCCGGTGA
- a CDS encoding SGNH/GDSL hydrolase family protein encodes MTGRRVFALLTGVLAVLLGVALGIGTGQGARHDVAAPAPADGIRPAADGQWTGTWSAAPSGPEPGTRDGLANRSVRNVLRATVGGTGVRVELSNRYGSQPVTFTDVTVALSASGGPAAVPDSMRRLTFGDRGSVTVPARGSVLSDGVRLDVPAAADLLVTVHAPGPSGPVTHHRMARQTSWVARGDHADDIEGAAFTQSIETWRYVTAVQVFSTGTAGAVVAIGDSLTDGSTSTPGANQRWTDHLAARLREEPGAPPLAVLNQGISGNRLLRDGAPDRQFNGPAGLRRLHTDVLPQAGVRAVVVQLGINDIILQPRQTDPAVLVAGLRRLAQDARAADLRVVGATLAPFGGHSAYTPELERVRLAVNEEIRDGGVFDSVADFDAALRDPDDPHRLAPRFDSGDGLHPSDAGYRAMAGAVDLAALPAGGDRTL; translated from the coding sequence GTGACCGGGCGGCGGGTGTTCGCCCTGCTGACGGGGGTGCTCGCCGTACTGCTCGGGGTGGCGCTCGGCATCGGTACCGGGCAGGGCGCGCGGCACGACGTGGCCGCTCCCGCGCCCGCCGACGGCATCAGGCCGGCCGCCGACGGCCAGTGGACCGGCACGTGGTCGGCCGCCCCGAGCGGCCCCGAGCCCGGCACGCGCGACGGCCTGGCGAACCGCTCGGTCCGCAACGTGCTGCGCGCCACCGTGGGCGGCACCGGCGTGCGCGTGGAGCTGTCCAACCGCTACGGGAGCCAGCCCGTGACGTTCACGGACGTGACCGTGGCCCTGTCCGCCTCGGGCGGGCCCGCGGCCGTGCCGGACAGCATGCGGCGGCTGACGTTCGGCGACCGGGGCTCGGTGACCGTTCCCGCCCGCGGCTCGGTGCTGAGCGACGGGGTGCGGCTCGACGTGCCGGCGGCGGCCGACCTGCTGGTCACCGTGCACGCCCCGGGCCCCTCGGGGCCCGTCACCCACCACCGCATGGCGCGGCAGACCAGCTGGGTGGCGCGGGGCGACCACGCCGACGACATCGAGGGCGCGGCGTTCACGCAGTCGATCGAGACCTGGCGTTACGTGACCGCGGTGCAGGTGTTCTCGACCGGTACGGCGGGCGCCGTCGTCGCCATCGGCGACTCGCTGACCGACGGCAGCACCTCGACGCCGGGCGCCAACCAGCGGTGGACCGACCACCTGGCCGCGCGGCTGCGCGAGGAGCCGGGCGCGCCGCCCCTCGCCGTGCTCAACCAGGGCATCAGCGGGAACCGGCTGCTGCGGGACGGCGCGCCCGACCGGCAGTTCAACGGGCCCGCGGGGCTGCGCCGCCTGCACACCGACGTGCTGCCGCAGGCCGGGGTGCGCGCGGTCGTGGTGCAGCTCGGGATCAACGACATCATCCTCCAGCCGCGCCAGACCGACCCGGCGGTGCTCGTCGCCGGGCTGCGGCGGCTCGCGCAGGACGCGCGCGCCGCCGACCTGCGGGTGGTGGGCGCGACGCTCGCGCCGTTCGGCGGGCACAGCGCCTACACGCCCGAGCTTGAGCGGGTGCGCCTCGCGGTGAACGAGGAGATACGCGACGGCGGCGTGTTCGACTCCGTGGCCGACTTCGACGCCGCGCTGCGCGACCCGGACGACCCGCACCGGCTCGCGCCCCGCTTCGACTCGGGCGACGGGCTGCACCCCAGCGACGCCGGCTACCGCGCGATGGCCGGCGCGGTGGACCTCGCGGCGCTGCCGGCCGGCGGCGACCGCACGCTCTAA
- a CDS encoding GroES family chaperonin has product MLHDRVLVRADTAEGERRSSGGIVIPATAQVGRRLDWAEVVAVGQNVRTVEPGDRVLYDPEERAEVEVRGVSYLLMRERDLHAVAAERLQGSEDSTGLYL; this is encoded by the coding sequence ATGCTGCACGACCGGGTGCTGGTCAGGGCAGACACCGCGGAGGGCGAGCGCCGCTCGTCCGGCGGCATCGTCATTCCGGCAACCGCCCAGGTCGGCCGTCGGCTTGACTGGGCCGAGGTGGTCGCCGTCGGGCAGAACGTCAGGACCGTCGAGCCGGGCGACCGCGTGCTCTACGACCCGGAGGAACGCGCCGAGGTCGAGGTGCGCGGCGTCTCCTACCTCCTCATGCGCGAGCGCGACCTGCACGCGGTCGCCGCGGAACGGCTCCAGGGCTCCGAGGACTCCACGGGCCTCTACCTCTGA
- a CDS encoding regulator: MRNELGGTVAGQAVQIGTVHGDVRLGAPTGRDGGHRPPWQLPAGGEVVGRAAELASLERARQRAAEQGRAVRAVLTGLGGVGKTALASAWLHTLRDECPDGQLYADLGAQSETGPVPPGVVLGRFLLGLGVEPERVPAGVEERAGLYRTLTSGLRLGILLDDAASAAQVRPLFPGGPCIVAVTSRWRLTGLLLDDALMFELGTLDTDSAVQLLAEALPGDRVAAEPADARALVDLCAGLPLAVRLSAARLAARPRRSIALMVRELAAEHDRLGALGLHDDRDVRAALDVSYRALPGPAARLYRLLARHPGPDVTASTAAAALGEPRASGTAWRAIDALHEAHLLDEFAEGRYRFHDLVRLHARGCAEREEDSEELAAAGRRVMDFYLATATAAEAILDPHHRTLARDHGPGPVVVEEFAGSEAAALAWLEAELGNLLAMQRAAREAGLPGVVWQLADALRPFFLRRKHVDARRAAYADGLDAARADRATEAEFRMLVSAGLGDLDTGDAGRALDLFERAARLCAETGDALGAARTLNYRGLALVRLGRLTEAARCFADAAAEYPRLGDARAGGLARLNLADVALARDRPAEAVDHAVAARATLAAERDAYNAARALVLLGRARLAAGRAAAAEAALDEAHTALRAMAADHEVARVLEALADLADHRGNRGAAEDHRREAVAIYTRLGLPGAAEAVRARRPGRPPGPAGAG; encoded by the coding sequence GTGCGCAACGAACTCGGCGGGACCGTCGCGGGCCAGGCCGTTCAGATCGGTACCGTCCACGGCGACGTGCGGCTCGGCGCCCCGACCGGCCGCGACGGCGGCCACCGACCGCCGTGGCAGCTCCCGGCGGGCGGTGAAGTCGTCGGCCGGGCAGCGGAGTTGGCTTCGCTCGAACGCGCCAGGCAGCGGGCGGCGGAGCAGGGCCGCGCCGTCCGCGCCGTGCTCACCGGCCTCGGCGGCGTCGGCAAGACGGCGCTCGCCTCGGCCTGGCTGCACACCCTGCGCGACGAGTGCCCCGACGGGCAGCTCTACGCGGACCTCGGCGCGCAGTCGGAGACGGGGCCCGTGCCGCCGGGCGTGGTGCTCGGCCGGTTCCTGCTCGGGCTCGGCGTCGAACCCGAGCGCGTTCCGGCGGGCGTCGAGGAGCGCGCCGGTCTCTACCGCACCCTGACCTCCGGCCTGCGCCTGGGCATCCTCCTCGACGACGCCGCCTCGGCCGCCCAGGTCAGGCCGCTGTTCCCGGGCGGGCCCTGCATCGTCGCGGTGACCAGCCGCTGGCGGCTGACCGGACTCCTGCTCGACGACGCGTTGATGTTCGAACTCGGCACGCTCGACACCGACTCCGCCGTCCAACTGCTCGCCGAGGCGCTGCCGGGGGACCGCGTCGCCGCGGAACCGGCCGACGCGCGCGCCCTGGTCGACCTGTGTGCCGGGCTGCCGCTGGCCGTTCGCCTCTCGGCGGCCCGGCTGGCCGCCCGGCCGCGCCGCTCCATCGCGCTCATGGTGCGCGAACTCGCCGCCGAGCACGACCGCCTCGGCGCCCTCGGCCTGCACGACGACCGCGACGTGCGCGCGGCCCTCGACGTGTCCTACCGGGCGCTGCCGGGGCCCGCGGCCCGCCTCTACCGGCTCCTGGCGCGGCACCCGGGTCCCGACGTCACCGCGTCGACAGCCGCCGCGGCCCTGGGCGAGCCGCGCGCGAGCGGCACCGCGTGGCGCGCGATCGACGCGCTGCACGAAGCGCACCTGCTCGACGAGTTCGCCGAGGGCCGCTACCGCTTCCACGACCTGGTGCGCCTGCACGCCCGCGGGTGCGCCGAGCGGGAGGAGGATTCCGAGGAACTGGCCGCCGCCGGGCGTCGCGTCATGGACTTCTACCTGGCGACGGCGACAGCGGCCGAGGCGATCCTCGACCCGCACCACAGGACGCTCGCGCGCGACCACGGCCCCGGGCCCGTGGTCGTCGAGGAGTTCGCGGGCTCCGAGGCCGCCGCGCTGGCCTGGCTCGAAGCCGAGCTCGGCAACCTGCTCGCCATGCAGCGGGCCGCGCGCGAGGCCGGGCTCCCCGGCGTGGTGTGGCAACTGGCCGACGCCCTGCGCCCGTTCTTCCTGCGGCGCAAACATGTCGACGCGCGCCGGGCGGCGTACGCCGACGGGCTCGACGCCGCGCGAGCGGACCGGGCCACGGAGGCCGAGTTCCGCATGCTCGTCTCCGCCGGTCTCGGCGACCTGGACACGGGCGACGCCGGGCGCGCGCTCGACCTGTTCGAACGCGCGGCGCGGCTGTGCGCGGAGACCGGCGACGCGCTGGGAGCGGCCCGCACGCTCAACTACCGCGGGCTCGCCCTCGTCCGGCTCGGCCGCCTCACCGAAGCGGCCCGCTGTTTCGCGGACGCCGCGGCGGAGTACCCCCGCCTCGGTGACGCGCGGGCCGGCGGGCTCGCCCGGCTCAACCTCGCCGACGTGGCGCTGGCCCGCGACCGGCCGGCCGAGGCGGTCGACCACGCCGTGGCCGCCCGGGCGACGCTGGCCGCCGAGCGCGACGCCTACAACGCCGCACGCGCCCTCGTGCTCCTCGGCCGCGCCCGGCTGGCCGCGGGCCGGGCCGCCGCGGCCGAGGCCGCGCTCGACGAGGCCCACACCGCGCTCCG
- a CDS encoding transglycosylase domain-containing protein: protein MGQQRTVSDDSEPRGRAAGRWPGWPSRNAARPPRPRRRRTGWRRLIPTWRMVLGAALTGLVLLFAGLIAGYLLVEIPEPKSAAAAQGNVYLYADGTQLARVGEVNRESVPLSEVPLTVRRAVLAAEDRDFYHAPAVDVTAMARAGWNMLRGGGRQSGSTITQQYVKNYYLDQRQTVTRKVKELFIAIKLDREESKDDILEGYLNTSYFGRNAYGIQSAAQAYYGKDAADLDTAEGAYLAALLNAPNSYDVRANPQNTERAIARWDYVLDGMVSEDWLGERRRAGLDFPEPREWSPGEGLGGERGYLVEAVNIHLAQHGIADRDRLAEGGFRITTTIEPERQRAMTDAVNEQLESALSEDREQDAWVRAGATSVEVGTGRVVAMYGGRDYTRQYVNNATRRDYQAASTFKPIVYAAALEHRSETRDGERIGPATKYDGDSGREVTGRDGRGTGWAPENERDRDYGEITVTEGMDKSVNAVFAQMGADVGTDLVRETAVALGIPETTPGLDTAQGSISLGTATPSTLDMAGAYATLAAHGERRQVTLVDEVRQNGERLRLPEARPERAVSREAADATTAVLRGVVEDGTGTAAGSAGRPAAGKTGTAEQDRAAWFAGYTPELSTVVAVFGQDPDTGEQRELYGAAGQERISGGGFPARIWGQYTAEALRGEPVRSFDLRAGEPVPEVESGGPPGEDGTDVPGQGERPDEDGEDGEEEGGEDGGEGEERREAEESGGPRAPGGTPSAPEGTAPDGATPTAPGGPARGSAEPAASAGPPPDDSGGGPPPVAAGPTEPPPVESAGPTGSAGPASPETEAGTGAATAPDPGATEGAQAA from the coding sequence ATGGGACAACAGCGCACCGTGAGCGACGACAGCGAGCCCCGAGGACGCGCCGCCGGCCGGTGGCCCGGGTGGCCGTCCCGGAACGCCGCGCGCCCGCCGCGCCCGCGGCGGCGGCGCACCGGCTGGCGCCGGCTGATCCCCACCTGGCGCATGGTGCTCGGGGCGGCGCTGACGGGTCTCGTCCTCCTGTTCGCCGGTCTGATCGCGGGCTACCTGCTGGTGGAGATCCCCGAGCCCAAGTCGGCCGCGGCGGCCCAGGGCAACGTGTACCTGTACGCCGACGGCACGCAGCTGGCCCGGGTCGGCGAGGTGAACCGGGAGAGCGTGCCGCTCTCCGAGGTGCCGCTGACGGTGCGCCGTGCGGTCCTCGCGGCGGAGGACCGCGACTTCTACCACGCCCCCGCGGTGGACGTCACCGCGATGGCCCGCGCGGGCTGGAACATGCTGCGCGGCGGCGGGCGCCAGTCGGGATCGACCATCACCCAGCAGTACGTGAAGAACTACTACCTCGACCAGCGGCAGACCGTGACCCGGAAGGTCAAGGAGCTGTTCATCGCGATCAAACTCGATCGCGAGGAGAGCAAGGACGACATTCTGGAGGGCTACCTCAACACCAGCTACTTCGGCCGCAACGCCTACGGCATCCAGTCCGCCGCGCAGGCGTACTACGGCAAGGACGCGGCCGACCTGGACACGGCCGAGGGCGCCTACCTGGCCGCGCTGCTGAACGCGCCGAACTCCTACGACGTCCGCGCCAACCCGCAGAACACCGAACGCGCCATCGCCCGTTGGGACTACGTGCTGGACGGCATGGTCTCCGAGGACTGGCTCGGCGAACGGCGCAGGGCCGGCCTCGACTTCCCCGAGCCCCGCGAGTGGTCCCCGGGCGAGGGGCTCGGCGGCGAGCGCGGCTACCTGGTGGAGGCCGTCAACATCCACCTCGCCCAGCACGGCATCGCGGACCGCGACCGGCTCGCCGAGGGCGGCTTCAGGATCACGACGACGATCGAGCCGGAGCGGCAGCGGGCGATGACCGACGCGGTGAACGAGCAGTTGGAGAGCGCGCTGAGCGAGGACCGCGAGCAGGACGCGTGGGTGCGGGCCGGCGCGACGTCCGTCGAGGTGGGCACCGGCCGCGTGGTGGCCATGTACGGCGGCCGGGACTACACGCGGCAGTACGTGAACAACGCGACCCGCCGCGACTACCAGGCCGCCTCCACGTTCAAGCCGATCGTCTACGCCGCCGCGCTCGAACACCGTTCCGAGACACGGGACGGGGAACGCATCGGCCCCGCCACGAAGTACGACGGCGACAGCGGGCGCGAGGTGACGGGGCGCGACGGCCGCGGCACCGGCTGGGCGCCGGAGAACGAGCGCGACCGGGACTACGGCGAGATCACCGTGACCGAGGGCATGGACAAGTCGGTCAACGCGGTGTTCGCGCAGATGGGCGCGGACGTCGGCACCGACCTGGTGCGCGAGACGGCGGTCGCGCTCGGCATCCCGGAGACCACGCCTGGCCTCGACACGGCACAGGGCTCGATCTCCCTCGGCACCGCCACGCCCAGCACACTCGACATGGCGGGCGCGTACGCGACCCTGGCCGCCCACGGCGAACGGCGGCAGGTGACGCTGGTCGACGAGGTCAGGCAGAACGGCGAACGCCTGCGGCTGCCGGAGGCGCGCCCCGAGCGCGCGGTGTCGCGCGAGGCGGCCGACGCGACCACCGCGGTCCTGCGCGGCGTGGTGGAGGACGGCACGGGCACCGCGGCCGGTTCCGCCGGCCGGCCCGCGGCCGGCAAGACGGGCACGGCGGAGCAGGACCGGGCCGCCTGGTTCGCCGGGTACACGCCCGAACTGTCCACGGTGGTGGCCGTGTTCGGACAGGACCCGGACACCGGGGAGCAGCGCGAGCTGTACGGGGCGGCGGGCCAGGAGCGCATCAGCGGCGGCGGCTTCCCGGCGCGCATCTGGGGCCAGTACACGGCCGAGGCGCTGCGCGGCGAGCCGGTGCGGTCGTTCGACCTGCGCGCCGGTGAACCGGTGCCCGAGGTGGAGTCCGGCGGGCCGCCGGGCGAGGACGGGACGGACGTGCCCGGGCAGGGCGAACGCCCGGACGAGGACGGCGAGGACGGCGAGGAGGAAGGCGGCGAGGACGGCGGCGAGGGGGAGGAACGCCGGGAGGCCGAGGAGAGCGGCGGCCCGCGAGCCCCCGGCGGAACGCCGTCGGCACCCGAGGGGACCGCGCCGGACGGCGCGACGCCCACCGCGCCCGGCGGCCCGGCGCGCGGCAGCGCGGAGCCGGCCGCGTCCGCCGGGCCGCCACCCGACGACAGCGGCGGCGGGCCGCCGCCGGTCGCGGCGGGGCCGACGGAACCGCCGCCGGTGGAGTCCGCGGGCCCGACCGGGTCCGCGGGCCCCGCGAGCCCGGAAACGGAGGCGGGAACGGGCGCCGCGACCGCGCCCGACCCGGGGGCCACCGAGGGCGCACAGGCCGCGTAG
- the bcp gene encoding thioredoxin-dependent thiol peroxidase — protein sequence MSARLQPGDPAPAFTLPDAEGKPVSLADHAGRKVIVYFYPAALTPGCTKQACDFTDNLDLLASSGYDVIGVSPDAPEKLAKFRDKEELRVTLVSDPEKQVLQAYGAFGEKTMYGKKVTGVIRSTFVVDENGTVAHALYNVRATGHVAKLIKDLKL from the coding sequence ATGAGCGCGCGTTTGCAGCCGGGGGACCCGGCACCCGCCTTCACCCTGCCGGACGCCGAGGGCAAGCCCGTGTCGCTGGCGGACCACGCGGGCCGCAAGGTCATCGTCTACTTCTACCCGGCCGCGCTCACCCCCGGCTGCACCAAGCAGGCCTGCGACTTCACCGACAACCTCGACCTGCTCGCCTCCTCCGGCTACGACGTGATCGGCGTCTCCCCCGACGCGCCGGAGAAGCTGGCGAAGTTCCGCGACAAGGAGGAGCTGAGGGTCACCCTGGTCAGCGACCCGGAGAAGCAGGTGCTCCAGGCGTACGGCGCGTTCGGTGAGAAGACGATGTACGGGAAGAAGGTCACCGGCGTGATCCGTTCCACGTTCGTCGTCGACGAGAACGGCACGGTCGCGCACGCGCTGTACAACGTCCGGGCCACCGGGCACGTGGCGAAGCTCATCAAGGACCTGAAGCTGTAG
- a CDS encoding HAD-IIA family hydrolase has product MAMRKPIESWLTDMDGVLIHEGVPVPGADRFLARLQESGRPFLVLTNNSIYTRRDLKARLSRMGLEVPAESIWTSALATAQFLDIQRPGGTAYVIGEAGLTTALHDVGYVLSDVAPDYVVLGETRTYSFEALTKAIRLINDGARFIATNPDHTGPSTEGALPATGSVAALITKATGRDPYFVGKPNPLMMRTGLNMIGAHSETSAMIGDRMDTDVLAGLEAGMETFLVLTGLTGPDEVERFPFRPSAVVDSIADLIERV; this is encoded by the coding sequence GTGGCGATGCGCAAACCGATCGAGTCGTGGCTGACCGACATGGACGGCGTCCTGATCCACGAGGGCGTGCCGGTACCGGGCGCGGACCGTTTCCTGGCGCGGCTCCAGGAGTCGGGCCGACCGTTCCTGGTCCTGACGAACAACTCGATCTACACGCGCCGCGACCTCAAGGCCAGGCTGTCCCGCATGGGGCTTGAGGTGCCGGCGGAGAGCATCTGGACCTCGGCGCTCGCGACCGCCCAGTTCCTCGACATCCAGCGGCCGGGCGGCACCGCCTACGTCATCGGCGAGGCGGGGCTGACCACCGCGCTGCACGACGTGGGGTACGTGCTCAGCGACGTGGCGCCCGACTACGTGGTGCTCGGCGAGACCAGGACGTACAGCTTCGAGGCGCTGACGAAGGCCATCCGGCTGATCAACGACGGCGCGCGGTTCATCGCCACCAACCCCGACCACACCGGGCCCTCGACGGAGGGCGCACTGCCCGCGACGGGGTCGGTGGCGGCGCTCATCACGAAGGCGACCGGCCGCGACCCGTACTTCGTGGGCAAGCCGAACCCGCTGATGATGCGCACCGGTCTGAACATGATCGGCGCGCACTCCGAGACCAGCGCGATGATCGGGGACCGGATGGACACCGACGTGCTCGCGGGGCTCGAAGCGGGCATGGAGACGTTCCTCGTGCTGACCGGGCTGACCGGTCCCGACGAGGTGGAGCGGTTCCCGTTCCGGCCCTCGGCCGTGGTCGACTCGATCGCGGACCTCATCGAGCGCGTCTGA
- a CDS encoding class F sortase — MARGEPRSSPAGRLAAAATWAVLLLALSLWGRELTGGAPAGPLPAGGQAQGARLPPPAAPLPGDAEPRAVEFEAVGVRADVVPRGLDDGGGVAPPPFGQPDLVGWYADGPTPGAEGAAVLVGHLDTEREPAVFHGLSEAEPGDAVRVTRADGSVAEFAVRGVEVVERGAFDAARVYGPRSGGAELRLITCGGDFDPATRAYSANVVVSAYLTGRR; from the coding sequence ATGGCCCGGGGCGAGCCCCGCTCGTCCCCGGCCGGGCGGCTGGCCGCCGCGGCCACGTGGGCGGTGCTGCTGCTCGCCCTGTCGCTGTGGGGGCGGGAGTTGACGGGCGGCGCGCCGGCCGGCCCGCTGCCGGCCGGCGGCCAGGCGCAGGGCGCGCGGCTGCCGCCGCCCGCCGCGCCGCTGCCGGGCGACGCCGAGCCGCGCGCCGTGGAGTTCGAGGCCGTGGGGGTGCGCGCCGACGTGGTGCCGCGCGGGCTCGACGACGGCGGCGGGGTGGCGCCCCCGCCGTTCGGACAACCCGACCTCGTCGGCTGGTACGCGGACGGCCCGACGCCCGGCGCCGAGGGCGCGGCGGTGCTGGTCGGACACCTGGACACCGAACGCGAACCCGCGGTGTTCCACGGGCTGAGCGAGGCCGAGCCGGGCGACGCGGTGCGCGTGACGCGCGCCGACGGCAGCGTCGCGGAGTTCGCGGTGCGGGGCGTCGAGGTGGTCGAACGCGGCGCGTTCGACGCGGCGCGCGTCTACGGGCCGCGCTCGGGCGGCGCCGAACTGCGGCTGATCACGTGCGGCGGCGACTTCGACCCGGCCACCCGCGCCTACTCGGCGAACGTCGTCGTCTCGGCCTACCTCACCGGCCGCCGGTGA
- a CDS encoding DUF3618 domain-containing protein, which translates to MPEAAETPAEIQARIARRRDDLRVTLEEIGVRVHPNTIVGDAKARVAATVDQTAGRAFVAVNQAVSTVRAQLVSPDGAPRLERVIPVAVVTVAVAGLFLAATRRRRG; encoded by the coding sequence GTGCCGGAAGCAGCCGAGACCCCCGCGGAGATCCAGGCGCGGATCGCCAGGCGCCGCGACGACCTGCGCGTGACGCTTGAGGAGATCGGCGTCCGCGTGCACCCGAACACGATCGTGGGCGACGCCAAGGCCCGGGTGGCCGCGACCGTCGACCAGACCGCGGGCCGCGCGTTCGTCGCGGTCAACCAGGCCGTCAGCACGGTGCGGGCGCAACTGGTCTCCCCCGACGGCGCCCCCCGCCTCGAACGAGTGATCCCCGTCGCCGTGGTGACGGTCGCCGTCGCCGGGCTGTTCCTGGCCGCCACGCGCCGCCGTCGCGGGTAG
- a CDS encoding DUF445 domain-containing protein, with amino-acid sequence MVPGGPRRGRENGSMTTTRSPAGPGLLTEADAEKLRGLRRMKALATGLLVAVAVVYALATWAEHRGAGAWAGYVAAAAEAGMVGALADWFAVSALFRHPLGLPIPHTAIIPAKKDQLGQSLGDFVGENFLAEDVVRDKLRSVGLARRLGAWLSRPENADRVTAELATAVRGGLRVLRDNDVQAVLAETITRKAETQEISPGVGRLLERTVQDDGHRRFVDLVCAQAHDWLVKHRDTVLSAVEGGAPGWTPRFVDRRVGDRVYRELLRFVTEMRDSPEHPARGALDRFLTDFAHKLQHDEETRARVERLKSDFVARPEVQELIASAWGNLRAMILTAAEDERSALRRRARAAILGIGTRLASDEVLRAKLDGWVADATVHVVSGYRAEITSLISDTVASWDARTTSRKIELHIGRDLQFIRLNGTIIGSLAGLAIHAVTTAAGG; translated from the coding sequence CTGGTTCCGGGCGGGCCGCGGCGGGGCCGGGAGAATGGGAGCATGACCACGACTCGCTCCCCGGCCGGTCCCGGCCTGCTCACCGAGGCGGACGCCGAGAAGCTGCGCGGCCTGCGCAGGATGAAGGCACTGGCCACAGGACTGCTGGTGGCCGTTGCCGTCGTGTACGCGCTCGCCACCTGGGCCGAGCACAGGGGCGCAGGCGCGTGGGCGGGCTACGTGGCCGCCGCCGCCGAGGCCGGCATGGTGGGCGCGCTGGCCGACTGGTTCGCGGTCTCCGCCCTCTTCCGGCACCCGCTCGGCCTGCCGATCCCGCACACGGCGATCATCCCCGCCAAGAAGGACCAGCTCGGCCAGTCGCTCGGGGACTTCGTCGGTGAGAACTTCCTCGCCGAGGACGTCGTCCGCGACAAGCTCCGCTCGGTCGGCCTGGCCCGCCGCCTGGGGGCCTGGCTCTCCCGCCCGGAGAACGCCGACCGCGTCACCGCGGAACTCGCCACGGCCGTCCGCGGCGGCCTGCGCGTGCTGCGCGACAACGACGTGCAAGCCGTGCTCGCCGAGACGATCACGCGCAAGGCCGAGACCCAGGAGATCTCACCCGGCGTCGGGCGGCTGCTCGAACGGACCGTCCAGGACGACGGGCACCGCCGGTTCGTCGACCTGGTGTGCGCCCAGGCGCACGACTGGCTGGTCAAGCACAGGGACACCGTGCTGTCGGCCGTCGAGGGCGGCGCGCCGGGCTGGACGCCCCGGTTCGTCGACCGCCGCGTCGGCGACCGGGTGTACCGCGAACTCCTGCGCTTCGTCACGGAGATGCGCGACTCCCCCGAGCACCCGGCGCGCGGCGCGCTCGACCGCTTCCTGACGGATTTCGCGCACAAGCTCCAGCACGACGAGGAGACCCGGGCCCGCGTCGAGCGGCTGAAGTCGGACTTCGTCGCGCGGCCCGAGGTGCAGGAGCTCATCGCCTCGGCGTGGGGGAACCTGCGCGCCATGATCCTCACCGCGGCCGAGGACGAACGCAGCGCCCTGCGCCGCCGCGCCCGCGCCGCGATCCTCGGCATCGGCACCCGCCTGGCCTCGGACGAGGTGCTGCGCGCCAAGCTCGACGGCTGGGTCGCGGACGCCACCGTGCACGTCGTCTCCGGCTACCGCGCGGAGATCACCTCCCTGATCAGCGACACCGTCGCCTCCTGGGACGCGCGCACCACGTCGCGGAAGATCGAGCTGCACATCGGCCGCGACCTCCAGTTCATCCGCCTGAACGGAACCATCATCGGCTCCCTCGCCGGCCTGGCGATCCACGCCGTCACGACCGCGGCGGGCGGCTGA